From a single Arachis hypogaea cultivar Tifrunner chromosome 3, arahy.Tifrunner.gnm2.J5K5, whole genome shotgun sequence genomic region:
- the LOC112791793 gene encoding transcription factor bHLH90 → MSDSTVLEWLRPFVEAKAWDFVVVWKYGDDPTSFFEWLGCCCSGSCGESIEDAKKLKDEETDEKQNDIDSSSICKDAHFQHPIRTKACKALYQLPFAMSLYSGVHGEVAISQQPKWLTHGEEIGTQVLIPVVGGLVELFTTKLVPKDNNILEFIRAHCYVSLKQEAICAQHHTDVNFSENLSSEEQYTQSSPQLASTLTDGVHLLAANWCKSDPYIEEPSSGSNPSSEYTSFDSKFVCLTHHEYLGESVKLSPTCKTERPKYNETSGKQQGTLSSYCGNGKRNKTKSVRVPPKEGYHAKNLATERRRRNKIKNGLFTLRSLVPKITKMDRASILADAIDYIKELHGQVEDLKDEVRNLEVEDCEKNTPQSIMPTSKEQGENRTLLAELNQSSSNSTKQIEMKMQTEVNHISRTEFLLKVCWEQKPGGFSRLMEVINSFGFQVETANMTTIDGKAQIILTVEAAKEGIHPTKLKDFLTEQTG, encoded by the exons ATGAGTGATTCTACAGTTTTAGAGTGGCTTAGGCCCTTTGTTGAGGCCAAAGCTTGGGACTTTGTGGTTGTTTGGAAATATGGGGATGACCCTACTAG CTTCTTTGAGTGGTTGGGTTGTTGCTGTAGTGGGAGCTGTGGTGAAAGCATTGAGGATGCAAAGAAGCTCAAAGATGAAGAAACGGATGAAAAACAGAACGACATAGATTCTTCTTCCATTTGCAAGGATGCacattttcagcatccaattagAACCAAGGCTTGTAAGGCTCTTTATCAGCTTCCTTTTGCAATGTCTCTCTATTCTGG TGTCCATGGAGAGGTTGCAATATCGCAGCAACCAAAATGGCTTACTCATGGAGAG GAAATTGGAACACAAGTTTTGATCCCTGTTGTTGGTGGTCTTGTTGAGCTCTTCACGACAAAGCTT GTTCCAAAAGACAATAACATCTTAGAGTTCATAAGAGCACATTGCTATGTTTCATTGAAGCAAGAAGCTATATGTGCACAGCACCACACCGATGTGAACTTCAGTGAAAATCTGTCATCAGAAGAACAATACACACAGAGCTCGCCACAACTTGCGTCAACTTTAACTGACGGTGTCCATCTTCTTGCAGCAAATTGGTGCAAATCGGATCCTTACATTGAAGAACCTTCCAGTGGATCTAATCCTTCAAGCGAATACACATCATTTGATTCGAAATTTGTCTGCTTGACTCACCATGAATATCTGGGTGAGTCGGTTAAATTATCACCTACCTGCAAAACCGAAAGGCCTAAGTACAATGAAACTTCAGGGAAGCAGCAAGGAACTTTGAGTTCCTATTGTGGCaatggcaaaagaaataaaacaaaatcaGTCAGGGTGCCTCCGAAGGAAGGTTACCATGCTAAAAATCTTGCcacagagaggagaagaagaaacaaGATTAAAAATGGCCTTTTCACTTTAAGGTCTCTAGTCCCAAAGATAACCAAG ATGGATAGAGCATCAATTCTAGCAGATGCAATTGACTACATTAAGGAACTgcatggacaagtagaagatctAAAAGATGAGGTCAGGAATTTGGAAGTAGAAGACTGCGAAAAGAACACACCGCAATCAATTATGCCAAcaagtaaagaacaaggagaaAACAGAACTCTCCTTGCTGAGCTCAATCAAAGTTCTTCTAATTCCACTAAACAGATAGAGATGAAG ATGCAAACCGAAGTGAATCATATAAGCAGGACAGAGTTCTTGCTTAAGGTATGCTGGGAGCAGAAGCCAGGTGGGTTTTCAAGGTTGATGGAAGTTATAAATTCATTTGGATTTCAGGTGGAAACTGCCAATATGACCACAATTGACGGAAAGGCTCAGATCATTCTAACAGTTGAG GCAGCCAAGGAGGGAATTCACCCAACTAAGCTGAAGGATTTTTTGACAGAGCAAACAGGTTGA
- the LOC112791792 gene encoding proline-rich receptor-like protein kinase PERK12, with translation MAQKKKKDSDSSSSSDSSDSSSPSSTNNSLSTRRQDNDDNKDTSSSSSSSSSSSSDSNASNRQNKNQRKVKPPPPPISDASDSSPTSPAKEDTRSPPSSRNPPPPSEDLTPPERSPPPPEALPPPSPPPPEVSPPPPPPPEVSPPPPSFPPPPAQIQNEVSSTPPPPPPYTAPPSPPPPPYSPSPPPPPSTPVRPASANSQPKADLATDSPPSFGKATGNTDIGKFAGYTLAAVFFLALVAVTFFMFRKKKSRGDVYGIPRHNLHFHVRPGVNRIYYGQKAGVGNGPILSPNRSNHGSARNPGSRLLAPSDIGQQVNAPVAFSYEDILQVTNSFSDENVIGEGGFGHVYKGTLPDGKVVAVKKLKVGSGQGEREFRAEVEIISRVHHRHLVSLVGYCICEDQRLLVYEYVPNGTLHHHLHGSGMPVLTWDKRCKIAIGAAKGLAYLHEECSQKIIHRDIKSANILLDDTFEAQVADFGLARLTDTTKSHVSTRVMGTFGYMAPEYATSGKLTDRSDVFSFGVVLLELLTGRKPVDDSQPLGDESLVEWARPHLLHAMETHDYSVLVDPRLQNQFAEAEMLRMIEAAVACVRHSAPKRPRMVQVVRALDSGAEISDLSNGVKYGHSTNYDSNQYDKDIRMFRRMANGSYGGDSDSDKYSKESSLSREMSTCGSQNGSGTSSSSSDLESIALTKHSRSSS, from the exons ATGGctcagaaaaagaagaaagacagcgattcttcttcttcttctgattcttctgattcttcttctccgTCTTCTACTAATAATTCTCTTTCTACTCGTCGTCAAGACAATGATGATAATAAGgacacttcctcttcttcttcatcttcatcttcatcttcatccgaTTCTAACGCCAGCAACCGCCAAAACAAGAATCAGCGTAAAGTTAAACCGCCGCCGCCACCAATTTCTGATGCTTCCGATTCCTCACCGACTTCTCCGGCGAAGGAGGATACTCGCTCGCCGCCATCGTCCCGGAATCCTCCACCGCCGTCTGAAGATTTGACTCCACCGGAGCGCTCACCACCACCGCCAGAGGCATTGCCGCCgccgtcaccaccaccaccagaagtgtcgcctccaccaccaccaccaccagaagTGTCGCCTCCACCGCCGTCGTTTCCACCACCACCGGCACAGATACAAAACGAAGTCTCTtctactcctcctcctcctccaccatATACAGCAccaccttctcctcctcctcctccttattctccttctccacctcctcctccttctaCTCCCGTCCGACCCGCCTCCGCTAACTCGCAACCGAAGGCAGACCTTGCCACGGATTCACCACCGAGCTTTGGTAAAGCCACAGGCAATACTGATATAGGAAAATTTGCCGGCTATACCCTTGCTGCGGTTTTCTTCTTGGCCTTGGTGGCTGTAACTTTCTTCATGTTCAGGAAGAAGAAATCAAGAGGAGATGTCTATGGTATACCTCGCCATAATCTTCACTTTCACGTTAGACCAG GTGTTAATAGAATTTACTATGGACAGAAGGCTGGCGTTGGAAATGGACCAATATTGTCTCCCAATAGAAGCAACCATGGAAGTGCAAGAAATCCTGGAAGCAGACTTTTAGCACCTTCAGACATAGGGCAACAGGTGAATGCTCCAGTAGCCTTTAGCTATGAAGACATCTTGCAGGTAACCAATTCATTCTCTGATGAAAACGTCATAGGTGAAGGAGGGTTTGGGCATGTTTACAAAGGGACACTGCCGGACGGAAAGGTGGTCGCGGTTAAGAAGCTAAAGGTTGGCAGCGGCCAGGGGGAAAGGGAATTCAGGGCAGAAGTGGAGATCATCAGCCGTGTCCATCACAGGCATTTGGTATCTTTAGTTGGTTATTGCATATGTGAGGATCAAAGATTGCTCGTCTATGAGTATGTTCCTAATGGGACACTCCATCATCACTTGCATG GAAGTGGAATGCCAGTGTTGACATGGGACAAGAGGTGCAAGATCGCTATTGGTGCTGCAAAGGGTTTGGCATATCTGCATGAGGAAT GCAGCCAAAAGATTATTCACAGAGATATTAAATCAGCAAACATACTTTTGGATGATACTTTCGAGGCTCAG GTTGCAGATTTTGGACTTGCAAGGCTAACTGACACTACCAAAAGTCATGTATCAACTAGGGTTATGGGAACCTTTGG GTACATGGCTCCAGAGTATGCAACAAGTGGGAAATTAACTGATAGATCAGATGTTTTCTCATTTGGGGTTGTCCTCCTTGAGCTTCTAACAGGAAGGAAACCAGTTGATGACTCTCAGCCTTTAGGAGATGAGAGTTTGGTTGAATGG GCTCGTCCGCATCTCCTCCATGCAATGGAGACACATGACTATAGTGTGCTAGTAGATCCAAGACTTCAAAATCAATTCGCGGAGGCTGAAATGCTCAGGATGATTGAGGCGGCCGTGGCTTGTGTTCGCCACTCTGCTCCTAAACGGCCTCGAATGGTTCAG GTTGTAAGAGCCTTAGATAGTGGAGCTGAAATATCTGATCTATCTAATGGGGTGAAATATGGTCACAGTACCAACTATGATTCTAACCAGTATGATAAAGACATTAGGATGTTCAGGAGAATGGCCAACGGCAGCTATGGTGGTGACTCTGATTCCGATAAGTACAGTAAAGAAAGCAGTCTCTCAAGAGAAATGTCAACTTGTGGATCCCAAAATGGATCCGGGACAAGTAGTTCTAGCAGCGACTTAGAATCCATAGCACTCACCAAGCATAGTAGAAGTTCTTCGTAG
- the LOC112783002 gene encoding uncharacterized protein: protein MQALSLLPLLHTFPKFTELSSVSGNLDPNFTLTSFCRDLSFRLKIDDSDENLHQQKPQEEAKHQQQQEFTFPCAHPPQGSLLAADEIFDNGMIRTISPVSDQSKLFSAADGHGGQGLPLLPPPTKLFVPQKCDDIPWHGDLFRETATLETWQTKCNSTGFSKLYRYRRDVKHRRNSEGTGAFVFLNPPPGPEKVEKQKEVKNDVVKCGKRKTAPSSWAHEKLYLMNRKRSENNKRRSFLPYKKQIFGLFSNMNLHPF from the coding sequence ATGCAAGCCCTTTCACTTCTCCCTCTGCTTCACACCTTCCCTAAATTCACCGAACTCTCTTCTGTCTCCGGAAACTTGGATCCCAATTTCACTCTCACCAGCTTCTGTCGCGATCTCAGCTTCAGACTCAAAATCGATGACAGCGATGAAAATCTCCATCAACAAAAACCGCAAGAGGAAGCCAAACACCAACAGCAACAGGAATTTACTTTTCCGTGTGCTCATCCTCCTCAAGGATCGCTCCTTGCCGCCGACGAAATCTTCGATAACGGAATGATCCGAACAATTTCCCCTGTTTCCGACCAATCCAAGCTCTTCTCCGCCGCCGACGGCCACGGTGGCCAAGGGTTGCCGCTCCTTCCACCGCCGACGAAGCTCTTCGTGCCACAGAAGTGCGACGATATTCCCTGGCACGGCGATTTGTTTCGTGAAACGGCGACGTTGGAGACATGGCAGACGAAGTGCAATTCCACGGGATTCTCGAAGCTCTATCGGTACCGGCGGGACGTTAAACATAGGAGGAACAGCGAAGGAACAGGCGCGTTTGTTTTCCTGAACCCTCCGCCGGGGCCGGAAAAGGTTGAGAAGCAGAAGGAGGTGAAAAACGACGTGGTAAAGTGTGGGAAGCGCAAAACGGCACCGTCGTCTTGGGCACACGAGAAGCTTTACTTGATGAATAGGAAGAGATCGGAGAATAATAAACGGCGGTCGTTTTTGCCTTACAAGAAACAGATTTTTGGACTCTTCTCCAACATGAACCTTCACCCTTTCTGA